The Streptomyces sp. Je 1-332 genome has a window encoding:
- a CDS encoding NAD-dependent succinate-semialdehyde dehydrogenase, translated as MQRPNTTHIGTTSELTNDLTSITKSPYGEGDLWIDGSWQAASDGRTYPVYDPATGQVVREVSAASAQDAALALDAAARAAEEWRRTAPRRRSEVLADTFRLMREHTDDLARLITLENGKAYRDAAAEVAYAAEFFRWFAEEAVRIDSSFGEAPGGGFRHVVLRQPVGVTAFVTPWNFPAAMATRKIAPALAAGCPVLLKPAPETPLTALAVAALLAEAGLPAGLLNVLPTDRAPETVSAWLADERVRKFSFTGSTATGRALLRQSADHVVNVTMELGGNAPFVVLADADVDAAVRGAMDAKMRGGGEVCIAANRFYVHEDVAAEFTEGLCAAMLAVKAGPGLGEGVTLGPMINPAAVEKISGLVEDAVRRGARVAARGEVPESAGWYHPATVLTDVPADAAILHTEVFGPVAPITTFSDEDAMISAANATSYGLASYVFTRDLARGLRVAERLEAGMVGLNRGLISDPAAPFGGVKQSGLGREGGREGIEAFLETKYVALDWPTP; from the coding sequence ATGCAGCGCCCGAACACCACCCACATCGGCACCACCAGCGAGCTCACCAACGACCTCACCAGCATCACCAAGTCGCCTTATGGAGAAGGAGACTTGTGGATCGACGGCTCATGGCAAGCGGCGAGCGACGGCCGTACGTACCCGGTGTACGACCCGGCCACCGGACAGGTCGTACGCGAGGTCAGCGCCGCTTCGGCGCAGGACGCCGCCCTCGCGCTCGACGCGGCGGCGCGGGCCGCCGAGGAGTGGCGGCGCACCGCGCCGAGGCGCCGCTCCGAGGTCCTTGCCGACACCTTCCGGTTGATGCGCGAGCACACCGACGACCTCGCCCGCCTCATCACCCTGGAGAACGGCAAGGCCTACCGCGACGCCGCCGCCGAGGTCGCCTACGCCGCCGAGTTCTTCCGCTGGTTCGCGGAGGAGGCGGTGCGGATCGACTCCTCGTTCGGCGAGGCGCCCGGCGGCGGCTTCCGCCACGTCGTCCTACGGCAGCCCGTCGGGGTCACCGCCTTCGTCACGCCGTGGAACTTCCCCGCGGCGATGGCCACCCGCAAGATCGCCCCGGCGCTCGCCGCGGGCTGCCCCGTCCTGCTCAAGCCCGCCCCCGAGACCCCGCTGACCGCGCTTGCCGTGGCCGCGCTGCTCGCCGAGGCGGGCCTGCCCGCCGGGCTGCTCAACGTGCTGCCGACCGATCGCGCCCCCGAGACCGTATCGGCGTGGCTCGCCGACGAACGCGTACGGAAGTTCTCCTTCACCGGGTCCACCGCCACCGGCCGCGCCCTGCTGCGCCAGAGCGCCGACCACGTGGTCAACGTGACCATGGAGCTCGGCGGCAACGCCCCGTTCGTCGTCCTGGCCGACGCCGACGTGGACGCCGCCGTGCGGGGCGCCATGGACGCCAAGATGCGCGGCGGCGGCGAGGTCTGCATCGCCGCCAACCGCTTCTACGTCCATGAGGACGTCGCGGCCGAGTTCACGGAAGGGCTCTGCGCGGCGATGCTGGCCGTCAAGGCGGGCCCCGGCCTCGGCGAGGGCGTCACCCTCGGCCCGATGATCAACCCGGCGGCCGTCGAGAAGATCAGCGGTCTGGTCGAGGACGCCGTACGCCGTGGGGCCCGTGTCGCCGCCCGGGGCGAGGTCCCGGAGAGCGCGGGCTGGTACCACCCGGCCACCGTCCTCACCGATGTCCCGGCGGACGCAGCGATCCTGCACACCGAGGTCTTCGGCCCGGTGGCGCCGATCACGACGTTCAGCGACGAGGACGCGATGATCTCGGCCGCGAACGCCACGTCGTACGGCCTCGCCTCGTACGTCTTCACCCGCGACCTGGCCCGCGGTCTGCGCGTCGCCGAGCGTCTGGAGGCCGGCATGGTCGGCCTCAACCGCGGTCTGATCTCCGACCCGGCGGCGCCGTTCGGCGGCGTGAAGCAGTCGGGGCTCGGGCGGGAGGGCGGCCGGGAAGGCATCGAGGCCTTCCTGGAGACGAAGTACGTGGCGCTGGACTGGCCGACCCCGTAA
- a CDS encoding IclR family transcriptional regulator, with amino-acid sequence MNEANAAGSAPIAGRNQGHGLRRDIDLLDALGSPEAQHTGGLGVVRIAQIVGREKSQVSRALKALADVGIVERDPDSLEYRLGWRLFSLVARTSESRLVRVAGPVMHQLSVGLEETSHLCVLHEKEVRTLLSVSGHSYRLREWEGRCVPAWTTSAGPVLLRDASPDELYVRFGATHEVSVPALWSRVKGAREEGFAREFEEFEPGLVGVSAPVFDFRGRVVAALNVTAPSARFAARLDHAGRAAMAAAAKVSSLLGWEPRPPASRLP; translated from the coding sequence GTGAACGAAGCGAACGCCGCCGGCTCCGCCCCCATAGCCGGCCGCAACCAGGGTCACGGCCTGCGCCGTGACATCGACCTGCTCGACGCCCTCGGTTCGCCCGAGGCCCAGCACACCGGCGGCCTGGGAGTCGTCCGGATCGCGCAGATCGTGGGGCGCGAGAAGAGCCAGGTGTCGCGGGCGCTGAAGGCGCTCGCGGACGTGGGCATCGTCGAGCGCGACCCCGACAGCCTGGAGTACCGGCTCGGCTGGCGGCTGTTCTCGCTGGTCGCCCGCACCTCGGAGAGCCGCCTCGTGCGGGTGGCCGGGCCCGTCATGCACCAGTTGTCCGTGGGCCTGGAGGAGACCAGCCACTTGTGCGTCCTGCACGAGAAGGAGGTGCGCACGCTGCTGTCGGTCTCCGGGCACTCCTACCGTCTGCGCGAGTGGGAGGGCCGCTGCGTCCCCGCGTGGACCACATCGGCGGGGCCCGTGCTGCTGCGGGACGCCAGCCCCGACGAGCTGTACGTGCGCTTCGGGGCCACTCACGAGGTGTCCGTGCCCGCCCTGTGGTCCAGGGTCAAGGGCGCCCGGGAGGAGGGCTTCGCCCGGGAGTTCGAGGAGTTCGAGCCGGGCCTGGTCGGGGTGTCGGCCCCGGTGTTCGACTTCCGCGGCCGGGTGGTCGCCGCCCTCAACGTCACGGCGCCCTCCGCCCGTTTCGCGGCACGGCTCGACCACGCGGGGAGAGCCGCGATGGCGGCGGCCGCGAAGGTGTCGTCACTTCTGGGCTGGGAACCACGGCCGCCGGCGTCCCGGTTGCCCTGA
- the fae gene encoding formaldehyde-activating enzyme: MPFAPAALIGESFVGDGPNAAHTNIVIGRKGGPVETAWATALATPSAGHVPYMTVVRPSVPVKPLTLFVNKAVAAGELHERATWGSAQAGLAQGVADAVTDGVVPADEADDLLIIAAAWVNPKVDDLDESFRNQRTAAYRALRAAVESTPTPGEVLDAAKAGVTNPFYTPSEEQLASSRPQG; this comes from the coding sequence ATGCCCTTCGCCCCCGCCGCGCTCATCGGCGAGTCCTTCGTCGGCGACGGCCCCAACGCCGCGCACACCAACATCGTCATCGGCCGCAAGGGCGGCCCGGTGGAGACCGCCTGGGCGACCGCGCTGGCCACGCCGAGCGCGGGACACGTCCCGTACATGACGGTCGTGCGCCCCTCCGTCCCGGTGAAGCCGCTGACCCTGTTCGTCAACAAGGCGGTGGCCGCAGGGGAGCTGCACGAGCGGGCCACCTGGGGGTCCGCGCAGGCCGGACTCGCCCAGGGAGTCGCCGACGCCGTGACGGACGGTGTCGTCCCCGCGGACGAGGCCGACGACCTGCTGATCATCGCCGCGGCGTGGGTCAACCCGAAGGTCGACGACCTCGACGAGTCGTTCCGCAACCAGCGCACCGCCGCCTACCGCGCCCTGCGCGCCGCCGTCGAGTCCACCCCGACACCCGGTGAGGTCCTCGACGCCGCGAAGGCGGGAGTGACCAACCCCTTCTACACGCCGTCCGAGGAGCAGCTCGCGAGCTCGCGCCCGCAGGGCTGA
- a CDS encoding NAD(P)-dependent oxidoreductase produces the protein MRIGFIGLGNMGRHMARHLIRAGHEVTVHDSRPEAAAEHVALGALWADTAAQCAAHAEVLVTMLPNPRVVEDVLLRGGAAEALPTDAVWIDMSTSTPGAAERVAAEVLDRRGVRRLDAPVSGMAHGAEAGMLQIFVGGDAADFDEALPVLRVMGDAERILHVGPLGAGYTVKLMINLLWFSHLTASSEVLAMGVKAGVDLGILRNALLASPAASNFLERDIMCVLADGDYDDSFAMALACKDLGLAVDLGRDLGVSTELSALVEQIYRRAKSRHGDLAGEMTPVRLYEELAGREFRLGAEVAAGPVAV, from the coding sequence ATGAGGATCGGTTTCATCGGCCTGGGCAACATGGGCCGTCACATGGCACGCCACCTGATCCGGGCCGGGCACGAGGTGACCGTGCACGACTCCCGTCCCGAGGCCGCGGCCGAACACGTGGCACTCGGCGCCCTCTGGGCCGACACGGCAGCCCAGTGCGCCGCCCACGCGGAGGTGTTGGTGACCATGCTGCCCAACCCGCGTGTGGTGGAGGACGTGTTGCTGCGCGGGGGCGCCGCCGAAGCGCTGCCGACCGACGCCGTGTGGATCGACATGTCGACGTCAACACCCGGTGCGGCGGAGCGAGTTGCCGCCGAAGTGCTCGACCGGCGCGGCGTGCGTCGTCTGGACGCCCCGGTCAGCGGAATGGCCCACGGGGCGGAGGCCGGGATGCTGCAGATCTTCGTCGGCGGTGACGCCGCCGACTTCGATGAGGCACTGCCCGTGCTGCGGGTCATGGGCGACGCGGAGCGCATCCTCCACGTGGGTCCGCTGGGCGCCGGCTACACGGTCAAGCTGATGATCAACCTCCTCTGGTTCAGCCATCTCACGGCGTCGTCCGAGGTGTTGGCCATGGGCGTCAAGGCGGGCGTCGACCTGGGCATCCTGCGCAACGCACTCCTGGCGAGCCCCGCCGCGTCCAACTTCCTGGAGCGCGACATCATGTGCGTCCTCGCCGACGGGGACTACGACGACTCGTTCGCCATGGCGCTCGCCTGCAAGGACCTGGGTCTCGCCGTGGACCTGGGCCGGGACCTCGGTGTCTCCACGGAACTGTCGGCCCTGGTGGAGCAGATCTACCGCAGGGCCAAGTCCCGGCACGGCGACCTGGCGGGCGAGATGACGCCCGTCCGGCTGTACGAGGAGCTGGCCGGCCGGGAGTTCCGGCTCGGCGCCGAAGTGGCCGCAGGCCCGGTGGCCGTCTAG
- a CDS encoding sensor histidine kinase, whose translation MRQVVSWAASACVGFVRACVVVAVSMLVPAVWAAAVALGIRWGAGNPWSWVAPVVLVTVGSLGLSRPVCRIFRILVARWTGTVTPAGYRQPEPVVRMSTGFWWNGFSYERTRRDALMDQRRRIRWHDPANWRDLRFTGIAPFTAGAVAAVPPGGLAAAAIGIATSTLPGRLLGVLGLATAVASAPYAWRIAGPVAARFLRASPAMVLAERVDELTAQRADTTIAQAAEIRRIERDLHDGAQARLVALGLSLATAEKLMETDPDQARALMREARSGATTSLTELRDLVRGINPPVLNDRGLVDAVRALALDSPLEATVDTDVQRTAVPLRLDPPIESAAYFGIAELLTNAAKHAQATRARISVARDATGLVIEVEDDGRGGASMRSGGGLDGLRRRLAVFDGTLEITSPAGGPTRVRIVVPCESL comes from the coding sequence ATGCGACAGGTCGTGTCGTGGGCGGCAAGCGCCTGCGTGGGGTTCGTCCGGGCGTGCGTGGTGGTGGCCGTCAGCATGCTGGTCCCGGCCGTGTGGGCCGCCGCCGTGGCGCTCGGGATCCGGTGGGGGGCGGGAAACCCGTGGTCATGGGTCGCGCCGGTCGTGCTCGTGACGGTCGGCTCGCTCGGCCTCTCCCGCCCCGTCTGCCGGATCTTCCGCATTCTGGTCGCGCGATGGACGGGCACGGTCACCCCCGCCGGATACCGGCAGCCCGAGCCGGTGGTGCGGATGTCCACCGGGTTCTGGTGGAACGGCTTCTCCTACGAGCGCACCCGCCGCGACGCCCTCATGGACCAGCGGCGGCGTATCCGCTGGCACGACCCGGCCAACTGGCGTGACCTGCGCTTCACAGGGATCGCACCGTTCACCGCGGGTGCCGTCGCGGCCGTTCCGCCGGGCGGCCTCGCGGCGGCGGCCATCGGGATCGCTACCTCGACACTTCCAGGGCGCCTGCTCGGGGTGCTCGGCCTGGCCACGGCCGTCGCGAGCGCCCCGTACGCCTGGCGGATCGCCGGGCCGGTCGCCGCGCGCTTCCTGCGCGCGTCGCCCGCGATGGTGCTCGCCGAGCGGGTGGACGAGCTGACGGCGCAGCGCGCGGACACGACGATCGCGCAGGCCGCCGAGATCCGCCGCATCGAGCGGGACCTGCACGACGGGGCGCAAGCCCGCCTCGTCGCGCTCGGGCTCTCCCTCGCGACCGCAGAGAAGCTGATGGAGACCGACCCCGACCAGGCCAGGGCCCTGATGCGGGAGGCACGTTCGGGCGCCACCACATCCCTGACCGAGCTCCGCGACCTGGTCAGGGGCATCAATCCGCCGGTGCTCAACGACCGGGGGCTCGTCGACGCCGTTCGCGCTCTGGCCCTGGACAGCCCGCTCGAAGCGACAGTCGACACCGATGTCCAGCGCACCGCCGTCCCCTTGCGCCTGGACCCGCCTATCGAGTCCGCCGCGTACTTCGGGATCGCCGAACTGCTCACCAACGCGGCCAAGCACGCCCAGGCGACCCGGGCGCGGATCTCCGTCGCGCGAGACGCCACCGGCCTCGTCATCGAGGTCGAGGACGATGGCAGGGGAGGAGCGAGCATGCGCTCGGGCGGTGGACTGGACGGGCTGCGGCGCCGCCTCGCGGTCTTCGACGGCACCCTGGAGATCACAAGTCCGGCAGGCGGGCCGACCCGCGTGAGAATAGTGGTGCCATGCGAATCGTTGTAG
- a CDS encoding response regulator transcription factor, protein MRIVVAEDLYLLRDGMVRLIEACGHQVVATAGTGPETLDALLTWRPDVAVVDVRMPPTQKDEGLRAAIAARGELPGLPVLILSQYVEQLYARELLADGAGGIGYFLKESVFDADQFIDALERVAAGGTAMDPAVIAKLLSSGSSNRLLERLTEREHSVLALMAEGLSNQAIARRLFLSDSAISKYTTSLFGKLGLTDDDNINRRVLAVLTYLNGP, encoded by the coding sequence ATGCGAATCGTTGTAGCCGAAGACCTCTACCTCTTGCGCGACGGAATGGTCCGCCTCATCGAGGCGTGCGGGCACCAGGTGGTGGCCACCGCGGGCACCGGCCCCGAAACGCTCGACGCGCTCCTGACCTGGCGCCCGGACGTCGCCGTCGTCGACGTCCGCATGCCGCCGACGCAGAAGGACGAAGGCTTGCGGGCAGCCATCGCCGCCCGTGGTGAACTGCCGGGCCTGCCGGTCCTGATCCTCTCCCAGTACGTCGAACAGCTCTATGCCCGGGAGCTGTTGGCCGACGGCGCGGGCGGCATCGGCTACTTCCTCAAGGAGAGCGTGTTCGACGCCGACCAGTTCATCGACGCTCTCGAACGCGTCGCCGCGGGCGGCACGGCCATGGACCCTGCCGTCATCGCTAAACTGTTGTCCAGCGGTTCGTCGAACCGGCTGCTCGAACGCCTCACGGAACGCGAACACTCCGTACTCGCCCTGATGGCCGAAGGCCTCTCCAACCAGGCCATCGCCCGGCGGCTCTTCCTGAGTGACAGCGCCATCAGCAAGTACACCACCTCCCTGTTCGGCAAGCTCGGCCTCACCGACGACGACAACATCAACCGCCGTGTCCTCGCCGTCCTCACCTACCTCAACGGACCCTGA
- a CDS encoding MarR family transcriptional regulator → MTSRKNTAVPVEEGSVDEGAPWMRGLHADAGYLLYRLGLRSGQLFNAALQRSGLRLRHYALLRYLATVEGAAQRELSQELGYDPSAIVGLVDDLERLGFVERRPAPDDRRCRIVALAPAGRDFLRDSDEVARGVTDELLASLGSEERETLHGLLSRVAHTGGEA, encoded by the coding sequence ATGACCAGCCGGAAGAACACCGCCGTGCCCGTGGAGGAAGGATCCGTCGACGAGGGCGCGCCCTGGATGCGGGGCCTGCACGCGGACGCGGGCTATCTGCTCTACCGTCTGGGCCTGCGCTCGGGCCAGCTGTTCAACGCGGCGCTCCAAAGATCGGGCCTACGCCTGCGCCATTACGCCCTGTTGCGCTACTTGGCCACGGTGGAGGGCGCGGCACAGCGTGAGCTGAGCCAGGAGCTCGGCTACGACCCCAGCGCGATCGTCGGCCTGGTCGACGACCTGGAACGCCTCGGCTTCGTCGAACGCCGCCCGGCCCCGGACGACCGCCGTTGCCGCATCGTTGCCCTCGCCCCTGCGGGACGCGACTTCCTGCGGGACTCCGACGAGGTGGCCCGCGGAGTCACCGACGAACTCCTGGCCTCGCTCGGCTCCGAGGAGCGGGAGACGTTGCATGGGTTGCTTTCGCGGGTGGCGCATACGGGGGGCGAGGCCTGA
- the metE gene encoding 5-methyltetrahydropteroyltriglutamate--homocysteine S-methyltransferase translates to MTAKSAAAAARATVYGYPRQGPDRELKKAVEGYWKGRVTADALRGTAAQLRRSTWRRLADAGIHEVPTGDFSYYDHVLDTSVMVGAVPRRHREAVDTDPLDGYFAMARGTQDVAPLEMTKWFDTNYHYLVPELGPDTVFTADSAKQVAELREAVALGLAARPVLVGPVTYLLLAKPAPGVAADFEPLTLLDRLLPVYAEVLADLRAAGAEWVQLDEPALVQDRTPAELNAAARAYRDLGALTDRPKLLVASYFGRLGEALPVLAKAPVDGLALDFTEKAADQLADLAAVGGLPGKRLVAGVVNGRNIWINDLEKSLSTLGTLLGLADRVDVSASCSLLHVPLDSTAERDIDPQIARWLAFAHQKTAEIATLARGLAQGTGTIAAELAANRADLASRSGSALTHDPAVRARVASVTTADARRAHAYPERAAAQRTRLGLPLLPTTTIGSFPQTTELRTARADLRAGRIDKEGYEERIKNEIREVVAYQEKAGIDVLVHGEPERNDMVQYFAEQLTGYLATQHGWVQSYGTRYVRPPVLAGDISRPEPMTVRWTSYANSLTGRPVKGMLTGPVTMLAWSFVRDDQPLGDTARQVALALRDEVNDLETAGTSVIQVDEPALRETLPLRAAEHAAYLNWATESFRLTTSGVRPDTQIHTHMCYAEFGDIVQAIDDLDADVISLEAARSHMQVARELAGHGYPREAGPGVYDIHSPRVPSTEEAAALLRKGLEAIPAERLWVNPDCGLKTRGWPETKASLENLVAAAREVRTELPSGS, encoded by the coding sequence GTGACAGCGAAGTCCGCAGCCGCGGCAGCACGGGCCACCGTGTACGGCTACCCCCGCCAGGGCCCCGACCGTGAACTGAAGAAGGCCGTCGAGGGCTATTGGAAGGGCCGCGTCACCGCCGACGCCCTCCGGGGGACCGCGGCGCAGCTGCGCAGGTCCACCTGGCGGCGCCTGGCCGACGCCGGCATCCACGAAGTACCGACCGGCGACTTCTCGTACTACGACCATGTCCTGGACACCAGCGTCATGGTCGGCGCGGTCCCGCGGCGCCACCGCGAGGCCGTCGACACCGACCCCCTCGACGGCTACTTCGCGATGGCCCGCGGCACCCAGGACGTGGCGCCCCTTGAGATGACCAAGTGGTTCGACACCAACTACCACTACCTCGTGCCGGAGCTGGGCCCCGACACCGTCTTCACCGCCGACTCCGCCAAGCAGGTCGCCGAGCTCAGGGAGGCCGTCGCGCTCGGCCTCGCCGCCCGTCCCGTCCTCGTCGGCCCGGTGACCTATCTGCTGCTCGCCAAGCCCGCGCCCGGCGTGGCCGCCGACTTCGAGCCGCTGACGCTTCTCGACCGCCTGCTGCCCGTGTACGCCGAGGTGCTCGCCGACCTGCGTGCGGCCGGCGCCGAGTGGGTGCAGCTCGACGAGCCCGCCCTGGTCCAGGACCGCACCCCGGCGGAGCTCAACGCCGCCGCCCGTGCCTACCGTGACCTCGGCGCCCTCACCGACCGCCCGAAGCTCCTCGTCGCCTCTTACTTCGGCAGGCTCGGCGAGGCACTGCCCGTGCTCGCCAAGGCTCCGGTCGACGGCCTGGCCCTGGACTTCACGGAGAAGGCCGCCGACCAGCTCGCGGACCTCGCCGCCGTCGGCGGGCTGCCCGGCAAGCGCCTGGTCGCCGGCGTCGTCAACGGCCGCAACATCTGGATCAACGACCTGGAGAAGTCCCTCTCCACGCTGGGCACGCTCCTGGGCCTCGCCGACCGCGTGGACGTCTCCGCGTCCTGCTCCCTGCTGCACGTCCCGCTGGACTCCACCGCCGAGCGTGACATCGACCCGCAGATCGCGCGCTGGCTCGCGTTCGCCCATCAGAAGACCGCCGAGATCGCCACGCTGGCCCGCGGCCTGGCCCAGGGCACGGGCACCATCGCGGCCGAACTGGCGGCCAACCGCGCCGACCTGGCGTCCCGTTCGGGCTCGGCCCTCACCCACGATCCGGCCGTACGTGCACGCGTCGCCTCCGTCACGACCGCCGACGCCCGCCGCGCGCACGCCTATCCGGAGCGTGCGGCGGCTCAGCGGACCCGCCTCGGTCTGCCGCTCCTGCCCACTACCACCATCGGCTCGTTCCCGCAGACCACCGAACTGCGCACCGCACGCGCCGACTTGCGGGCCGGCCGCATCGACAAGGAGGGCTACGAGGAGCGCATCAAGAACGAGATCCGCGAGGTCGTCGCCTACCAGGAGAAGGCGGGCATCGACGTCCTGGTGCACGGTGAACCCGAACGCAACGACATGGTGCAGTACTTCGCCGAGCAGCTCACCGGCTACCTCGCCACGCAGCACGGCTGGGTCCAGTCGTACGGGACCCGTTATGTGCGCCCGCCGGTCCTCGCGGGTGACATCTCGCGCCCCGAACCGATGACGGTGCGCTGGACGTCGTACGCCAACTCGCTCACGGGGCGCCCCGTCAAGGGCATGCTCACCGGCCCGGTGACCATGCTCGCCTGGTCCTTCGTCCGGGACGACCAGCCGCTGGGTGACACGGCTCGCCAGGTCGCCCTGGCTCTGCGGGACGAGGTGAACGACCTGGAGACGGCGGGCACTTCCGTCATCCAGGTGGACGAGCCCGCGCTGCGCGAGACGCTGCCGTTGCGCGCCGCCGAGCACGCCGCGTACTTGAACTGGGCCACGGAATCCTTCCGCCTCACCACCAGCGGCGTCCGGCCGGACACGCAGATCCACACCCACATGTGCTACGCCGAGTTCGGTGACATCGTGCAGGCCATCGACGATCTCGACGCAGACGTCATCAGCCTGGAGGCCGCGCGCTCGCACATGCAGGTCGCCCGCGAACTGGCCGGACACGGCTACCCGCGCGAGGCGGGCCCGGGCGTCTACGACATCCACTCCCCGCGCGTACCGAGCACTGAGGAGGCGGCTGCCCTGCTGCGCAAGGGACTTGAGGCCATTCCCGCCGAACGCCTGTGGGTGAACCCGGACTGCGGGCTCAAGACCCGCGGCTGGCCCGAGACCAAGGCCTCCCTGGAGAACCTGGTGGCGGCGGCACGCGAGGTGAGGACGGAACTGCCTTCGGGGTCCTGA
- a CDS encoding 3-hydroxybutyryl-CoA dehydrogenase: protein MSTSIRRVGVVGGGRMGAGIAEVCARAGLDTVVCEADPLAARAAGERVAISLERAAQRDKLSRAGAEDALARMVFTGSLDDLADRQLVVEAVVEDTAAKTEIFAALDKVVEDPGAILATNTSSIPVMRLGMATRRADRVLGLHFFNPAPVLPLVEVVSSLHTAAETVAAVEEFATNTLGKTVVRSKDRAGFVVNALLVPYLLSAIRMTESGFATAADVDAGMELGCAHPMGPLRLADLIGLDTVASIAASLYEEFKEPLYAPPPLLLRMVEAGLLGRKSGRGFHLYDRG, encoded by the coding sequence ATGAGCACATCCATCCGCCGGGTCGGTGTGGTGGGCGGGGGCCGGATGGGGGCCGGAATCGCCGAGGTGTGTGCCCGTGCCGGACTGGACACCGTGGTCTGCGAGGCCGACCCCCTCGCCGCTCGGGCCGCCGGCGAACGGGTCGCCATCTCGCTCGAACGCGCGGCCCAGCGCGACAAGTTGAGCCGTGCCGGCGCCGAGGACGCACTGGCCCGGATGGTCTTCACCGGCAGCCTCGACGACCTGGCCGACCGCCAGCTCGTCGTCGAGGCGGTCGTCGAGGACACGGCGGCGAAGACGGAGATCTTCGCAGCCCTGGACAAGGTCGTCGAGGACCCCGGGGCGATCCTCGCCACCAACACCTCCTCCATCCCGGTCATGCGTCTGGGCATGGCGACCCGGCGCGCCGACCGCGTTCTCGGGCTGCACTTCTTCAACCCCGCACCCGTCCTTCCCCTGGTCGAGGTCGTCTCCTCGCTGCACACGGCCGCCGAAACCGTCGCCGCCGTCGAGGAGTTCGCCACGAACACGCTGGGCAAGACGGTAGTGCGGTCCAAGGACAGGGCGGGCTTCGTCGTCAACGCGCTGCTCGTGCCCTACCTTCTCTCCGCGATCCGCATGACGGAGTCCGGCTTCGCGACGGCCGCCGATGTGGACGCGGGCATGGAGCTCGGCTGCGCACACCCGATGGGTCCGCTGAGACTCGCGGACCTGATCGGCCTCGACACGGTCGCCTCCATCGCGGCGTCTCTCTACGAAGAGTTCAAGGAACCCCTGTACGCGCCGCCGCCGCTGCTCCTGCGCATGGTCGAAGCGGGGCTGCTCGGCCGCAAGAGCGGGCGCGGGTTCCACCTCTACGACCGGGGCTGA